A stretch of the Gemmatirosa kalamazoonensis genome encodes the following:
- a CDS encoding DUF3592 domain-containing protein produces the protein MSDNTLMALVLGGFGLLMLAIIVASLREAAAMRRWPVAPGRIVSSTVERYEEVAGTRSSGSRTRMTLYRPVVTYEYEVGGHRFRGDRITQSPGLNRGAPDRAEEVVRRYPSGTAVDVRYDPKRPGDSVLEPRVPSSWKFALAIALLLLGLAARSYFR, from the coding sequence ATGTCGGACAACACGCTGATGGCGCTGGTGCTCGGCGGATTCGGCCTGCTGATGCTGGCCATAATCGTCGCGTCGCTGCGCGAGGCCGCGGCCATGCGCCGGTGGCCGGTCGCGCCGGGCCGCATCGTCTCGTCCACCGTCGAGCGGTACGAGGAGGTCGCGGGCACCCGCAGCAGTGGCAGTCGCACGCGCATGACGCTCTATCGGCCGGTCGTCACCTACGAGTACGAGGTCGGCGGACACCGCTTCCGCGGCGACCGGATCACGCAGAGCCCGGGGTTGAATCGGGGCGCGCCCGACCGCGCCGAGGAGGTCGTGCGACGGTATCCGAGCGGTACGGCCGTCGACGTGCGGTACGACCCGAAGCGGCCGGGCGACTCCGTCCTCGAGCCGCGGGTGCCGTCGAGCTGGAAGTTCGCGCTGGCGATCGCGCTCCTGCTGCTGGGGCTCGCGGCCCGCTCGTACTTCCGCTGA
- a CDS encoding TetR-like C-terminal domain-containing protein, with amino-acid sequence MLALLGEAQHDPAVRAALLERVIHPRRDASARAIREAQVRGELCADVHPHVAVDLIYGPVFYRLAHGARAGHGAIRHAGARARARRARARSLGATARHWLKTCAFCG; translated from the coding sequence ATGCTCGCGCTGCTCGGCGAGGCCCAGCACGATCCGGCGGTCCGCGCCGCGCTGCTCGAGCGCGTCATCCACCCGCGGCGCGACGCGTCGGCGCGCGCCATCCGCGAGGCGCAGGTGCGCGGCGAGCTGTGCGCCGACGTGCATCCGCACGTCGCGGTCGATCTCATCTACGGGCCGGTCTTCTACCGCTTGGCGCATGGGGCACGCGCCGGCCACGGAGCGATTCGCCATGCAGGCGCTCGAGCGCGTGCTCGTCGGGCTCGCGCCCGATCGTTAGGCGCGACGGCGCGTCACTGGTTGAAGACGTGCGCCTTCTGCGGGTAG
- a CDS encoding glycosyltransferase: MRVLLSTIGSRGDVQPLVALGLALRALGEEVRLCVPPDFREWIEELGLPVTPIGPELRSTGRARPDAAPPTLEQRRQMLEGMVAAQFETIAAAAEGCDVIVGATVLQIAAPSVAERMGIPYVFAAYCPAVLPSPHHAPPVLGMLGDTPAAADADLAELWAKDARRTSDTWGALLNARRAGLGLTPVADVRGHILTDRPWLAADGTLAPWPDPADPHVFQPGAWILRDERPLAPEIEAFLDAGEPPIYFGFGSIRAPHDLGQVIVESARAHGRRAIVLRGWAELSVADDAADCLVIGEVNQQALFRRVGAVVHHGGAGTTTAAALSGAPQVVVPQMYDQHYWARRVDDLGIGTAHAPGAPTAASLTRALERALQPDVRTRARTVAAAVRTDGADVAARRLIAT; encoded by the coding sequence ATGCGCGTGCTGCTTTCGACGATCGGGTCGCGGGGCGACGTGCAGCCGTTGGTGGCGCTCGGCCTGGCGCTGCGCGCGCTCGGCGAGGAGGTGCGCCTGTGCGTGCCCCCCGACTTCCGCGAGTGGATCGAGGAGCTCGGCTTGCCCGTCACGCCGATCGGGCCGGAGCTGCGCTCGACCGGAAGGGCGCGGCCTGACGCGGCCCCGCCGACGCTGGAGCAGCGGCGGCAGATGCTGGAAGGCATGGTGGCCGCGCAGTTCGAGACGATCGCCGCGGCGGCCGAGGGGTGCGACGTCATCGTGGGCGCGACGGTGCTGCAGATCGCCGCGCCGTCGGTGGCCGAGCGGATGGGCATCCCGTACGTGTTCGCCGCGTACTGTCCCGCCGTGCTGCCGTCGCCGCACCACGCGCCGCCCGTGTTAGGCATGTTGGGCGACACGCCGGCAGCTGCCGACGCGGACCTCGCCGAGCTGTGGGCGAAGGACGCGCGACGCACGAGCGACACGTGGGGCGCGCTGCTGAACGCGCGCCGAGCGGGGCTCGGCCTCACGCCGGTCGCCGACGTGCGCGGCCACATCCTCACCGACCGACCGTGGCTCGCCGCCGACGGGACGCTCGCGCCGTGGCCCGATCCCGCCGACCCCCACGTGTTCCAGCCCGGCGCGTGGATCCTGCGTGACGAGCGGCCGCTCGCGCCCGAGATCGAGGCGTTCCTCGACGCCGGGGAGCCGCCGATCTACTTCGGCTTCGGCAGCATCCGCGCGCCGCACGACCTCGGCCAGGTGATCGTCGAGTCGGCGCGCGCGCACGGGCGCCGCGCGATCGTGCTCCGCGGGTGGGCCGAGCTGTCGGTCGCCGACGATGCGGCCGACTGCCTCGTCATCGGCGAGGTGAATCAGCAGGCGCTGTTCCGGCGCGTCGGCGCAGTGGTCCATCACGGCGGCGCGGGCACCACGACGGCCGCCGCGCTGTCGGGCGCGCCGCAGGTCGTCGTCCCGCAGATGTACGATCAGCACTACTGGGCCCGGCGCGTCGACGACCTCGGCATCGGCACCGCGCACGCACCCGGCGCGCCGACGGCCGCGTCGCTCACGCGCGCGCTCGAGCGCGCGCTGCAGCCCGACGTGCGCACGCGGGCGCGGACCGTCGCCGCCGCGGTGCGCACCGACGGCGCGGACGTCGCCGCGCGCCGTCTGATCGCCACGTGA
- a CDS encoding MFS transporter — MTTTAPHDVAVRPANADRLFLGSCMALIATSTAFAAVGASMLAIKNQFVLTNAQVGWIGGAALWGFTVSMVVFGPFVDALGMRSLLRLAFIAHFAGTLTMMFAQGFTSLFLGALVIAMGNGLVEAACNPLVAAIYPDDKTVKLNHFHVWFPGGTVLGGLAAYALDASGLTDWRLKLALILIPTVLYGIIFLGQEWPETERVRAGHTTGEMWRSTLLNPLFLLLLGCMAITGSLELGPNRWVPAVLQAGGIAGILVLVYINGLMALLRWRAGDVVHRVRPTGVLFVCSVLAGLGLVALSYAETTVAAFAAATVFALGVCYFWPTMLGLVAERNVRGGALALALMGGMGMAAPGLVTSPAMGRIADRYAHERLPVDETVQVLRGAATEFPALAATARGKQGDDLRAAAAAAQGVIASYDRGGVLPEGATANALRAVESSGGDSPLAARARAVLGPADNFGGRMSFRWIAPFAAIVAVVFAALFVSDRRRAGARVERQPAPAIA; from the coding sequence ATGACCACCACGGCACCCCACGACGTCGCGGTCCGCCCCGCGAACGCCGACCGCCTCTTCCTCGGCAGTTGCATGGCGCTCATCGCCACGTCCACGGCGTTCGCCGCCGTCGGCGCGTCGATGCTCGCGATCAAGAACCAGTTCGTGCTGACGAACGCGCAGGTCGGCTGGATCGGCGGGGCCGCGCTGTGGGGCTTCACCGTGTCGATGGTCGTGTTCGGGCCGTTCGTCGACGCGCTCGGCATGCGCAGCCTGCTGCGCCTCGCGTTCATCGCGCACTTCGCCGGCACGCTCACGATGATGTTCGCGCAGGGGTTCACGTCGCTGTTCCTCGGCGCGCTCGTCATCGCGATGGGGAACGGTCTCGTGGAAGCGGCGTGCAACCCGCTCGTCGCGGCGATCTACCCCGACGACAAGACGGTGAAGCTGAACCACTTTCACGTCTGGTTCCCCGGCGGCACGGTGCTCGGCGGGCTCGCCGCGTACGCGCTGGACGCATCGGGCCTGACGGACTGGCGTCTCAAGCTCGCGCTCATCCTGATCCCGACGGTGCTCTACGGCATCATCTTCCTCGGCCAGGAGTGGCCGGAGACGGAGCGCGTGCGCGCCGGCCACACGACGGGCGAGATGTGGCGCTCGACGCTCCTCAACCCGCTGTTCCTCCTGCTGCTCGGCTGCATGGCGATCACCGGCTCGCTCGAGCTCGGGCCCAACCGGTGGGTGCCGGCGGTGCTGCAGGCGGGCGGCATCGCGGGGATCCTGGTGCTCGTCTACATCAACGGCCTCATGGCGCTGCTGCGCTGGCGCGCCGGCGACGTCGTGCACCGCGTGCGGCCGACGGGCGTGCTGTTCGTCTGCTCGGTGCTCGCCGGTCTCGGGCTCGTCGCGCTGAGCTACGCCGAGACGACGGTGGCGGCGTTCGCCGCGGCGACGGTGTTCGCGTTAGGCGTGTGCTACTTCTGGCCGACGATGCTCGGCCTCGTCGCGGAGCGCAACGTGCGCGGCGGCGCGCTCGCGCTGGCGCTGATGGGCGGCATGGGGATGGCCGCGCCGGGTCTCGTCACGTCGCCGGCCATGGGCCGCATCGCCGACCGCTACGCGCACGAGCGGCTCCCCGTCGACGAGACCGTGCAGGTGCTGCGCGGCGCGGCCACGGAGTTCCCCGCGCTCGCCGCGACGGCGCGTGGCAAGCAGGGCGACGATCTGCGCGCGGCCGCCGCCGCCGCGCAGGGCGTGATCGCGTCGTACGACCGCGGCGGCGTGCTGCCCGAGGGCGCGACGGCGAACGCGCTCCGCGCCGTGGAGTCGAGCGGCGGCGACTCCCCGCTCGCCGCCCGCGCGCGCGCCGTGCTCGGCCCCGCGGACAACTTCGGCGGTCGCATGTCGTTCCGCTGGATCGCGCCGTTCGCCGCGATCGTCGCGGTGGTGTTCGCCGCGCTGTTCGTGAGCGATCGCCGTCGCGCGGGGGCCAGAGTGGAGCGCCAGCCGGCGCCGGCGATCGCGTAG
- a CDS encoding cupin domain-containing protein — translation MRLPDGYRLPPHTHPTDEHVTVISGTFKVGMGERFRTDSMLTLSRGGFVTAPAGHAHFAVAQGATVVQVHALGPFALTYVNPADTPRAATNR, via the coding sequence CTGCGGCTGCCCGACGGCTACCGCCTCCCGCCGCACACGCATCCGACCGACGAGCACGTGACCGTCATAAGCGGCACGTTCAAGGTCGGCATGGGCGAGCGGTTCCGCACCGACTCGATGCTCACGCTGTCGCGCGGCGGCTTCGTCACCGCGCCCGCGGGACACGCGCACTTCGCCGTCGCGCAGGGAGCGACCGTGGTGCAGGTCCACGCGCTCGGTCCGTTCGCGCTGACGTACGTGAACCCGGCCGACACACCGCGCGCGGCGACCAACCGCTGA